Proteins from one Nakamurella multipartita DSM 44233 genomic window:
- the coaA gene encoding type I pantothenate kinase, with protein sequence MTPFVEMDRAAWAALAESTPLPLTEAEIERLRGLGDPIDLDEVQTIYLPLSRLLNMYVGGVGALHRLTTTFLRERTDRTPFVIGVAGSVAVGKSTTSRVLRELLARWPGTPRVELVTTDGFLYPNKVLEERNLMHRKGFPESYDRRSLLRFVVEVKSGADEVRAPRYDHLTYDILPGEQVVVRKPDVLIVEGLNVLQPASLDETGRSVLALPDFFDFSIYVDANPADVRRWYIERFLHLRSTAFADPHSYFRRYAELTDEEAEATAERIWRTINEPNLVQNIAPTRGRATLVMTKGPDHTVSRIRLRKL encoded by the coding sequence GTGACGCCCTTCGTCGAGATGGATCGCGCCGCCTGGGCGGCGCTGGCCGAGTCGACCCCGCTGCCGCTGACCGAAGCCGAGATCGAGCGACTCCGTGGCCTGGGCGATCCGATCGACCTGGACGAGGTCCAGACCATCTACCTGCCGCTGTCCCGGCTGCTGAACATGTACGTCGGTGGCGTCGGCGCGCTGCACCGGCTGACCACGACGTTCCTGCGCGAGCGCACCGACCGGACGCCGTTCGTCATCGGGGTGGCCGGATCGGTGGCCGTCGGCAAGTCCACCACCTCGCGCGTGCTGCGTGAGCTGCTCGCCCGGTGGCCGGGGACGCCGCGGGTCGAACTGGTCACCACCGACGGCTTCCTCTACCCGAACAAGGTGCTCGAGGAACGCAACCTCATGCACCGCAAGGGCTTCCCGGAGTCATACGACCGGCGCTCACTGCTCCGGTTCGTGGTCGAGGTCAAGTCCGGGGCCGACGAGGTGCGGGCCCCGCGCTACGACCACCTGACCTACGACATCCTGCCCGGCGAGCAGGTCGTGGTGCGCAAGCCCGACGTGCTGATCGTCGAGGGGCTCAACGTGCTGCAGCCGGCCTCGCTGGACGAGACGGGTCGCAGCGTGCTCGCCCTGCCCGACTTCTTCGACTTCTCCATCTACGTCGACGCCAACCCGGCCGACGTCCGCCGCTGGTACATCGAGCGGTTCCTGCACCTGCGGTCGACCGCGTTCGCCGACCCGCACTCGTACTTCCGCCGGTACGCCGAGCTGACCGACGAGGAGGCCGAGGCGACGGCCGAACGGATCTGGCGGACCATCAACGAGCCCAACCTGGTGCAGAACATCGCGCCGACCCGCGGCCGGGCCACCCTGGTGATGACCAAGGGCCCCGACCACACGGTCAGCCGGATCCGGCTGCGCAAGCTCTGA
- the ygfZ gene encoding CAF17-like 4Fe-4S cluster assembly/insertion protein YgfZ, translating into MGDMATPQVRSFPPVPSPLLGLPGAVAARGADEGVAWHYGDPTAEQRAAESGAALIDHTNRDVLAVTGEDRLTWLHTLSSQHLTDLADGASTEALFLSPNGHVEHHAVLTHQDGVVYLDTEPGAGAALLAFLDGMRFWSKVEVAPADLAVLALAGPTAADVAGRARNAEPGRSGPDGGFTRRSAEGLDLVLPRAAVGAVAQELRAAGAVPAGSWAADALRIPTRRPRWGVDTDEKTIPNEVSWLSTAVHLHKGCYRGQETVARVHNLGRPPRRLVMLNLDGSVGTLPEPGEPVTSGAGRAVGRLGTIAQHHELGPIALALIKRSVEAGTPLLVGGIDAVVDIDDRLDEGQQQTPLSAIDRRAFTQLRRS; encoded by the coding sequence ATGGGCGACATGGCGACACCGCAGGTCCGATCCTTCCCCCCAGTGCCCTCCCCGCTGCTCGGCCTACCCGGGGCGGTGGCCGCCCGGGGCGCGGACGAGGGCGTGGCCTGGCACTACGGCGATCCGACGGCCGAGCAGCGGGCGGCCGAATCCGGCGCCGCCCTGATCGACCACACCAACCGGGACGTGCTGGCCGTCACCGGTGAGGACCGGCTGACCTGGCTGCACACGCTGAGCAGCCAGCACCTGACCGACCTGGCCGACGGGGCCAGCACCGAAGCCCTCTTCCTGTCCCCCAACGGTCACGTCGAGCACCACGCCGTGCTCACCCACCAGGACGGGGTCGTCTACCTGGACACCGAGCCCGGGGCCGGCGCCGCCCTGCTGGCCTTCCTGGACGGCATGCGGTTCTGGTCCAAGGTCGAGGTGGCCCCGGCCGACCTGGCCGTGCTGGCGCTGGCCGGCCCGACCGCCGCCGACGTGGCCGGCCGGGCGCGCAATGCCGAGCCCGGCCGCTCCGGCCCGGACGGCGGGTTCACCCGGCGGTCCGCCGAAGGCCTGGATCTGGTCCTGCCCCGCGCCGCGGTCGGCGCGGTCGCGCAGGAACTGCGGGCGGCCGGGGCGGTGCCGGCCGGCAGCTGGGCGGCCGACGCGCTGCGCATCCCCACCCGCCGCCCCCGCTGGGGCGTGGACACCGACGAGAAGACCATCCCCAACGAGGTGAGCTGGCTGAGCACCGCCGTGCACCTGCACAAGGGGTGCTACCGCGGTCAGGAGACGGTCGCCCGCGTGCACAACCTGGGCCGCCCGCCCCGCCGGCTGGTCATGCTCAACCTGGACGGCTCTGTCGGCACCCTGCCCGAGCCGGGCGAACCGGTCACCAGCGGCGCCGGCCGGGCCGTCGGCCGCCTGGGCACCATCGCCCAGCACCACGAACTCGGCCCGATCGCGCTGGCCCTGATCAAGCGGTCGGTGGAGGCCGGCACCCCGTTGCTGGTCGGCGGCATCGACGCGGTCGTCGACATCGACGACCGGCTGGACGAGGGCCAGCAGCAGACCCCGCTGTCGGCGATCGACCGGCGCGCCTTCACCCAGCTCCGGCGGAGCTGA
- a CDS encoding threonine ammonia-lyase has translation MPELVTLPLIQDAATLIRPHAVRTPLLAAPWPDLWLKPENLQPIGAFKIRGAVTAIARLDPAARAGGVLAHSSGNHAQAVAYAARAFGTTAHIVIPDNAPERKIQATRDLGATVELVPLEQRFSRPEELAAATGKPMIPPFDHPDVISGQGTIGLEIAQDLPDVDVVLVPVSGGGLISGVAAAITALLPRAVVIGVEPELAGDAAESFRAGRRIPWTPAQTARTMADGLRTFTVGELPWAHISRQVHDIVTVTEDEIADATRRLLLQARLVAEPSGAVATAAFLHHRHQLPPGRTVAVVSGGNIDPAVLRRLLDAA, from the coding sequence GTGCCCGAACTGGTCACGCTGCCGCTGATCCAGGACGCCGCCACCCTGATCCGTCCGCACGCGGTGCGCACGCCGCTGCTGGCCGCGCCGTGGCCGGACCTGTGGCTCAAGCCGGAGAACCTGCAGCCGATCGGTGCCTTCAAGATCCGCGGCGCGGTCACCGCCATCGCCCGGCTGGACCCGGCCGCCCGGGCCGGCGGGGTGCTCGCCCACTCCTCGGGCAACCACGCACAGGCGGTGGCCTACGCGGCCCGCGCGTTCGGCACCACCGCGCACATCGTGATCCCGGACAACGCCCCCGAGCGCAAGATCCAGGCCACCCGCGACCTGGGCGCCACCGTCGAACTGGTGCCGTTGGAGCAGCGCTTCAGCCGGCCCGAGGAGCTGGCGGCGGCCACCGGCAAGCCGATGATCCCGCCGTTCGACCACCCCGACGTCATCTCTGGCCAGGGCACCATCGGCCTGGAGATCGCGCAGGACCTGCCCGACGTGGACGTGGTGCTGGTCCCGGTCTCCGGCGGCGGGCTGATCTCCGGGGTGGCCGCGGCGATCACCGCGCTGCTGCCGCGGGCGGTCGTCATCGGGGTCGAGCCGGAGCTGGCCGGGGACGCCGCCGAGTCGTTCCGGGCCGGCCGGCGCATCCCGTGGACCCCGGCCCAGACCGCCCGGACGATGGCCGACGGGCTGCGCACGTTCACCGTCGGCGAGCTGCCCTGGGCGCACATCAGCCGCCAGGTGCACGACATCGTGACGGTCACCGAGGACGAGATCGCCGACGCGACCCGCCGGTTGCTGCTGCAGGCCCGGCTGGTCGCCGAACCCAGCGGCGCGGTGGCCACCGCCGCGTTCCTGCACCACAGGCACCAGCTGCCGCCGGGCCGCACCGTCGCGGTCGTCTCCGGCGGCAACATCGACCCGGCCGTGCTGCGCCGGCTGCTGGACGCCGCGTGA
- a CDS encoding asparaginase, with protein sequence MSTAPVELVHVHRSGLHEGTHYGSVVITAADGSVEFARGDLRTPIFPRSSNKPFQAVAMLESGADLRDADLALAAASHSGEPMHVDRAFDMLERARLTEDDLGCPPAFPMEETAKRAALMASGEPRRIFMNCSGKHAGMLTAAVVNGWSTDDYLDPAHPLQRRVLDVVTRLTQEEPAAVGIDGCGAPLYAVSLPALARGFGATCSAEPGSTERRVADAMRAFPAMVGGTGRDDTRLMSAFPGLLVKGGAEGVHCAAFPDGRCVALKITDGGDRARMPVLVAALRRMGLTPPTAAAARLLDEFAAGPVLGGGQPVGAVTVAPGVF encoded by the coding sequence TTGAGTACAGCCCCCGTCGAACTGGTCCACGTCCACCGGTCCGGCCTGCACGAGGGCACTCACTACGGCTCGGTGGTGATCACCGCCGCGGACGGCTCGGTCGAGTTCGCCCGGGGCGACCTGCGCACCCCGATCTTTCCCCGGTCGTCGAACAAGCCGTTCCAGGCCGTGGCCATGCTCGAGTCCGGCGCCGACCTGCGGGACGCCGACCTGGCCCTGGCCGCGGCCTCGCACTCGGGTGAGCCGATGCACGTCGATCGGGCCTTCGACATGCTCGAGCGGGCCCGGCTGACCGAGGACGACCTGGGCTGCCCGCCGGCGTTCCCGATGGAGGAGACGGCCAAGCGGGCCGCGCTGATGGCCTCGGGAGAGCCCCGGCGGATCTTCATGAACTGCTCGGGCAAGCACGCCGGCATGCTGACCGCGGCCGTGGTCAACGGCTGGTCGACCGACGACTATCTGGACCCGGCCCACCCCCTGCAGCGCCGGGTGCTGGACGTGGTGACCCGCCTCACCCAGGAGGAGCCGGCCGCGGTCGGCATCGACGGGTGCGGCGCCCCGCTGTACGCGGTCAGCCTGCCCGCCCTGGCCCGCGGGTTCGGCGCGACCTGCAGCGCCGAACCGGGCTCGACCGAGCGGCGGGTCGCCGACGCGATGCGGGCGTTCCCGGCCATGGTCGGCGGCACCGGTCGCGACGACACCCGGCTGATGAGCGCGTTCCCCGGGCTGCTGGTCAAGGGCGGTGCCGAAGGCGTGCACTGCGCGGCCTTCCCGGACGGCCGCTGCGTCGCCCTGAAGATCACTGATGGCGGCGACCGGGCCCGGATGCCGGTGCTGGTCGCGGCGCTGCGCCGGATGGGGCTGACCCCGCCCACCGCGGCGGCGGCGCGGCTGCTGGACGA